Proteins encoded within one genomic window of Bacillus sp. 1NLA3E:
- a CDS encoding glycosyltransferase family 2 protein codes for MMEPTLTIVIPCYNEEETLPETISQLDRYMDELIQDNIISTNSKLLFVDDGSKDQTWMMIYKEGLKNERVKGLKLSRNVGHQNALLAGLLTAKERSDCVISIDADLQDDIHVIRDFLDKFQDGNEIVYGVRQNRKTDTYFKRSTAQGFYRLMGKMGVNLVYNHADYRLMSKRVLEELARFEEVNLFLRGIVPLIGFRSTCVYYDRKERLAGESKYPIKKMVAFAFDGVTSFSVTPIRLVLVSGFISFFVSLLFGLYFFALKFFGTTVTGWTSLITSIWLIGGLQLIAIGLIGEYVGKLYKESKRRPKYIVDINTFQLPGVSFQFSTNQRLTGEAYSLDFTRYPESNG; via the coding sequence ATGATGGAACCTACACTTACAATTGTCATCCCCTGTTATAACGAAGAGGAAACTCTTCCAGAGACGATTTCTCAATTAGATCGATACATGGATGAGTTAATTCAGGATAATATCATTTCCACGAATAGTAAACTTTTGTTTGTTGATGATGGTAGTAAAGACCAAACCTGGATGATGATTTATAAAGAGGGTTTGAAAAACGAACGGGTTAAGGGATTAAAGCTATCCCGAAATGTCGGGCATCAGAATGCTTTATTAGCAGGGCTTCTAACTGCAAAGGAAAGATCTGATTGTGTTATTTCCATCGATGCGGACCTGCAGGATGACATTCATGTCATTCGAGATTTCTTGGACAAATTTCAGGATGGTAATGAGATTGTTTACGGGGTCCGCCAAAATCGTAAGACCGACACCTATTTCAAACGAAGTACGGCGCAGGGATTTTACCGTTTAATGGGAAAAATGGGGGTTAATCTAGTTTATAATCACGCTGACTATCGACTAATGAGTAAACGAGTACTTGAGGAACTGGCCCGATTTGAGGAGGTCAATTTATTTTTACGGGGAATTGTGCCTCTGATTGGTTTCCGTTCAACTTGTGTTTATTATGACCGGAAAGAACGCCTTGCAGGAGAATCAAAATATCCAATAAAAAAAATGGTTGCTTTCGCATTTGATGGAGTTACTTCATTTTCGGTCACTCCGATTAGGCTAGTTCTTGTTTCGGGTTTTATTTCTTTCTTTGTCAGTCTGCTGTTTGGTCTTTATTTCTTTGCTTTGAAATTTTTTGGGACAACCGTAACAGGTTGGACTTCACTGATTACTTCAATTTGGTTAATAGGGGGATTACAGTTAATAGCGATTGGTTTAATCGGGGAGTATGTTGGTAAATTATATAAAGAATCGAAACGTCGTCCAAAATACATTGTCGATATTAACACGTTCCAACTTCCTGGTGTTTCTTTTCAATTCTCAACTAATCAGCGGCTTACAGGTGAAGCATATAGTCTAGATTTTACTCGTTATCCTGAATCAAATGGATAA
- a CDS encoding ABC transporter ATP-binding protein, whose protein sequence is MSEITMSVEGLRKVIGKKEIIKGINFELKKGEVFGFLGPNGAGKTTTIRMLVGLIRPTSGSIHICGYNVATQFTKAMQYMGCIVENPELYPYLTGWENLNHFAGMLNKIEDDRIKYVTELVGLQERIHDKVKTYSLGMRQRLGIAQALLGKPKVLILDEPTNGLDPSGIRDMRKFIRYLAEEEGLSVLVSSHLLGEIQLLCDRVAIISKGQIIHTEMVHDLLSHKERLIWRFSPFNEGFRILNDLTDAKIEGEKVITPYVEKSVGDWNCRLVEANVTVLEMNRKLPSLEDFFLEMTGGDSIE, encoded by the coding sequence ATGAGCGAAATTACTATGTCTGTCGAAGGGCTTCGTAAGGTCATCGGCAAAAAGGAAATTATTAAAGGAATCAATTTTGAGTTAAAAAAAGGGGAAGTTTTTGGGTTTTTAGGACCTAATGGAGCTGGGAAAACAACAACGATTCGGATGCTAGTCGGGTTAATTCGGCCGACCTCTGGATCCATACATATTTGTGGTTATAATGTGGCAACACAATTTACAAAAGCCATGCAGTATATGGGCTGCATCGTCGAAAATCCTGAATTGTATCCGTATTTAACAGGATGGGAAAATTTAAATCATTTTGCGGGAATGCTCAATAAGATTGAAGACGATCGAATCAAGTATGTAACCGAGCTGGTAGGTCTGCAGGAAAGAATCCACGACAAAGTGAAAACTTACTCCTTGGGAATGAGACAAAGGTTAGGGATTGCTCAAGCCCTTCTCGGTAAGCCAAAAGTATTAATATTAGATGAACCTACAAATGGTCTTGATCCATCCGGCATTCGCGATATGCGAAAATTTATTCGTTATTTGGCCGAAGAGGAGGGACTTAGTGTATTAGTATCAAGTCACTTATTAGGAGAAATCCAACTTTTGTGTGATCGGGTTGCGATTATTTCTAAGGGACAAATTATTCATACCGAAATGGTTCACGACCTCTTATCACATAAAGAGCGGTTAATTTGGAGATTCTCTCCGTTCAATGAAGGTTTTCGGATTTTAAATGATTTAACAGATGCAAAAATTGAAGGAGAGAAAGTCATTACTCCATATGTTGAAAAAAGTGTGGGAGACTGGAATTGTAGATTGGTGGAAGCAAATGTTACAGTCTTGGAAATGAATCGGAAGCTTCCTTCACTGGAAGATTTTTTTTTAGAAATGACTGGAGGGGATTCTATTGAATAA
- a CDS encoding YjcZ family sporulation protein — protein MSYGSGAGFALIVVLFILLIIVGTRFGY, from the coding sequence ATGAGTTATGGAAGTGGAGCTGGATTTGCGTTAATTGTCGTGCTTTTTATCCTGTTGATTATTGTTGGAACAAGATTTGGCTACTAA
- the ilvD gene encoding dihydroxy-acid dehydratase: MAEMRSNMIKQGYDRAPHRSLLRAAGVKEEDFNKPFICVVNSYIDIVPGHVHLQEFGKIVKQAIRDAGGVPFEMNTIGVDDGIAMGHIGMRYSLPSREIIADSVETVVSAHWFDGMVCIPNCDKITPGMMMAALRVNIPTIFVSGGPMKAGRDSKGNALDLTSVFEGVGAYQAGNIDEARLQEIEEVACPTCGSCSGMFTANSMNCLAEGLGLALPGNGTILAVAEERKEFVKKSATQLMELIKQDIKPRDIVTIDAIDNAFALDMAMGGSTNTVLHTLALAHEAEIDYSLERINEIASRVPHLAKIAPASEYHIEDVHNAGGVSAIINELLKKPGAFNGDCLTVSGKTIRENVAGSDILDKDVIRPLDNPHSERGGLAVLFGNLAPDGSIIKVGAVDASVGGYHRGPAICFDSQEESLSGIITGKVKEGDVVVIRYEGPKGGPGMPEMLAPTSQIVGRGLGAKVGLITDGRFSGASRGISIGHISPEAAEGGPIAFVEDGDIIELDLNNRTIKLEISDEEFARRKANWKGFESKVKKGYLARYSKLVTSASTGGVMKI, from the coding sequence TTGGCAGAAATGCGTAGTAATATGATAAAACAAGGTTATGACCGAGCACCACATCGGAGTTTGCTTCGTGCAGCAGGAGTAAAAGAAGAAGATTTCAACAAACCATTTATCTGTGTTGTTAACTCATATATTGATATTGTTCCAGGACATGTACATTTACAAGAGTTTGGAAAAATTGTTAAACAAGCAATCCGTGATGCTGGCGGTGTGCCATTTGAAATGAATACAATCGGCGTGGATGATGGAATCGCCATGGGACATATCGGAATGCGCTATTCACTTCCGAGCCGTGAAATCATTGCTGATTCAGTTGAAACAGTTGTTTCTGCACATTGGTTTGACGGAATGGTTTGTATTCCAAACTGTGACAAAATTACTCCAGGGATGATGATGGCAGCCCTTCGCGTCAATATTCCAACAATCTTTGTCAGCGGTGGCCCGATGAAGGCTGGTAGAGATTCAAAAGGTAATGCTCTTGACCTGACATCTGTTTTTGAAGGAGTAGGAGCTTATCAGGCTGGTAATATTGATGAAGCAAGATTACAAGAAATTGAAGAAGTAGCATGTCCTACCTGTGGATCTTGTTCAGGAATGTTTACAGCAAACTCAATGAACTGTTTGGCAGAGGGACTTGGTCTTGCACTCCCTGGTAATGGAACCATTTTAGCTGTAGCTGAAGAACGGAAAGAATTTGTTAAAAAATCTGCTACTCAATTGATGGAACTCATCAAACAGGATATTAAGCCTCGTGATATCGTAACGATTGATGCGATTGATAATGCATTTGCACTAGACATGGCGATGGGTGGTTCTACAAACACGGTTCTGCATACTTTAGCTTTAGCCCATGAAGCTGAAATTGACTATTCATTAGAACGTATCAACGAAATTGCAAGTCGCGTGCCGCATCTAGCAAAGATTGCACCAGCATCGGAATATCATATTGAAGATGTACATAATGCAGGCGGCGTTAGTGCAATTATCAATGAATTGCTTAAAAAACCAGGTGCTTTTAATGGAGATTGCCTAACTGTTTCAGGTAAAACAATCCGCGAAAATGTTGCTGGTTCCGATATTTTAGATAAGGATGTCATTCGGCCACTAGATAATCCACATTCTGAACGCGGAGGACTTGCAGTATTGTTTGGGAACTTAGCACCAGATGGCTCAATTATTAAAGTAGGAGCAGTAGATGCTTCTGTAGGTGGTTACCATCGGGGTCCTGCAATTTGTTTTGATTCACAAGAAGAATCACTTTCCGGAATTATCACAGGTAAAGTTAAAGAAGGAGATGTTGTGGTTATCCGCTATGAAGGTCCTAAAGGTGGACCAGGTATGCCGGAAATGCTTGCACCAACTTCGCAAATCGTTGGTAGAGGACTTGGAGCCAAGGTTGGTTTGATTACAGATGGTCGTTTCTCTGGTGCATCTAGAGGTATTTCCATCGGTCATATTTCTCCAGAAGCAGCAGAGGGAGGACCTATTGCATTTGTCGAAGATGGTGACATTATTGAACTAGATTTGAATAATCGAACAATTAAATTGGAAATTTCAGATGAAGAATTTGCAAGACGGAAAGCTAATTGGAAAGGCTTTGAGTCTAAAGTTAAAAAGGGTTATCTTGCTCGTTACTCTAAGCTTGTTACTTCTGCCAGCACTGGTGGAGTTATGAAAATTTAA
- a CDS encoding ABC transporter permease subunit produces MNNLVQNELLKLVRKKKMIVVLLIMAVLISMFTYAQYREKERVQEKLGTRDWRTTLQQDIVDKQNRISSTGISEEWKKQLQITISQQQFYLDHDINPAEPGAPTFVREFLMHTIQLLLPLLVMIIAADIVSSEHSAGTVKLLLTRPVKRWRILMSKYITLILSVSFLVLAFAVLSYFISGIVFGYKGWSAPVLTGFVVEKGELSTAAVHLIPQWRFLLMVFGLAWFVSLVVGTLSFMLSTLIKSTAAGMGVMLACLISGAILTSMVSSWESAKYLFMVNLTPTDYLTGSAPPIEGMTLGFSLMVLLIWGVAGIFVSFFTFTRKDIY; encoded by the coding sequence TTGAATAACCTCGTCCAAAATGAACTTTTAAAGCTTGTTCGAAAAAAGAAAATGATCGTCGTTCTGTTAATCATGGCTGTGCTTATTTCGATGTTTACATATGCTCAATATCGAGAGAAAGAAAGGGTACAGGAAAAGCTAGGTACGCGAGATTGGCGCACTACGTTGCAACAGGATATTGTTGATAAGCAAAACAGAATCAGTAGCACCGGGATATCTGAGGAATGGAAAAAACAACTACAGATTACCATCTCTCAGCAGCAATTTTACCTTGACCATGATATTAATCCAGCCGAGCCAGGGGCACCAACATTTGTAAGAGAGTTCTTGATGCATACGATACAGCTCCTGCTTCCACTATTGGTTATGATTATTGCAGCGGACATTGTTTCATCTGAGCATAGTGCTGGGACTGTGAAGCTACTACTAACGAGGCCCGTGAAAAGATGGCGAATTTTAATGAGTAAATATATCACTTTAATTCTGTCTGTTTCTTTTTTGGTCTTGGCCTTCGCGGTCCTTTCATATTTCATTTCGGGAATCGTGTTTGGATATAAAGGGTGGTCAGCCCCAGTTTTAACAGGATTTGTCGTTGAAAAAGGAGAACTAAGTACAGCAGCAGTTCATCTCATTCCACAATGGAGATTTTTGCTAATGGTATTTGGTTTAGCCTGGTTTGTATCCCTTGTTGTTGGAACATTATCTTTCATGTTGTCTACATTAATCAAGAGTACCGCAGCAGGGATGGGCGTAATGCTTGCTTGTTTAATATCAGGAGCCATTTTAACTAGTATGGTTTCTTCTTGGGAGTCTGCGAAATATTTATTTATGGTGAATTTGACTCCAACAGATTATTTAACTGGATCAGCTCCTCCGATTGAAGGAATGACACTTGGTTTTTCATTAATGGTCCTTTTAATATGGGGTGTAGCTGGGATATTTGTTTCATTTTTCACTTTTACTAGGAAAGATATATATTAG
- a CDS encoding IDEAL domain-containing protein yields the protein MDHKMQKFMKNYYSQTPEQQGNELNVSEALIAEMVLEKSLDDFRREQIKKAIDLSLEQRNKAEFLRLVKELEKIS from the coding sequence ATGGATCATAAAATGCAAAAATTCATGAAAAACTACTACTCACAAACTCCCGAGCAGCAAGGTAACGAATTGAATGTTTCTGAGGCACTAATTGCCGAAATGGTGCTCGAAAAGTCCCTAGATGATTTTAGAAGAGAACAAATTAAAAAAGCTATCGATTTATCACTAGAGCAAAGAAATAAAGCAGAATTTCTCAGATTGGTTAAAGAATTAGAGAAAATTTCATAA
- a CDS encoding DUF6044 family protein, with the protein MKDNQMNKEKFLICLAFLIIIVYLSPLFILGENAHIRVHDNLDSNIAWYKVLAKSGMLFGGFEATIPQIINGLPRNAFGSEFSGIVWLYVLFPTTVAYGLSQAITRIIAFLGMYILLKDHFLVLNRYMNIRVGVALAFAITPFWPSGMLSTLGMPLALWVFLNIRKGIQSWKNSIILTLLPFYSSIVLGFFFFLSAMGVLWVRDVVKTKRWNIRFILAVMYMTLIYLLVEYRLVYSFLFTKEPNSRDEYFHAQLPFWRAFKLTFKNYILGHTHVMTVHTLVILPVLFFAFYMVLKNRRWKEERVFIWLFFLNFALSVWYAFWFYKGWQPMTERFHFMNTFNFARFHFLRPLVIYVSFGLGLKILWEQCKSWKTAVNFLIICQVILLSCYNDELIYQKKPTIKEFYAENQFQEIKDYIHRPIDEYRVASIGLHPAIAQYNGFYTLDSYNNFYPLKYKHEFRKIIEKELDKNHLIKRYFDKWGGRCYFFTDELGKSYMLKKHSKKQLKHINLNLVPFKKMGGQYLFSGIPIKNAKENGLAFEKVFVSKTSAWKIYLYKVL; encoded by the coding sequence ATGAAGGATAATCAAATGAATAAGGAAAAGTTCTTAATTTGCTTGGCATTTTTAATAATCATAGTTTATTTGTCGCCTCTGTTTATTTTAGGGGAGAATGCGCATATCCGTGTACATGATAATTTAGATTCTAACATTGCGTGGTATAAAGTACTGGCGAAAAGTGGAATGTTATTTGGTGGGTTTGAAGCAACCATACCGCAAATTATCAACGGACTTCCCCGAAATGCATTTGGGTCAGAATTCAGTGGAATTGTCTGGTTATATGTATTATTTCCAACAACAGTTGCTTATGGATTAAGTCAAGCCATCACTCGCATAATTGCGTTCCTTGGGATGTACATTCTGCTAAAAGATCACTTTTTAGTATTAAACAGGTATATGAATATTCGGGTTGGAGTGGCTTTGGCATTTGCCATAACACCGTTTTGGCCATCGGGAATGCTAAGTACGTTAGGGATGCCACTTGCACTTTGGGTATTTTTGAATATTAGAAAGGGAATTCAGTCTTGGAAGAATAGTATTATTCTTACTTTATTGCCTTTTTACTCAAGTATTGTTCTTGGTTTTTTCTTTTTTTTAAGTGCAATGGGAGTCCTATGGGTTCGAGATGTAGTAAAAACTAAAAGGTGGAACATCCGTTTTATTTTAGCAGTTATGTATATGACATTGATCTATTTGTTAGTCGAGTATCGTTTGGTATACTCGTTTCTTTTTACTAAAGAACCTAACAGTCGTGATGAGTACTTTCATGCCCAATTACCATTTTGGCGTGCGTTCAAGCTAACTTTTAAAAATTATATTCTTGGCCACACTCATGTGATGACTGTTCATACCTTAGTTATTCTACCTGTTCTATTCTTTGCGTTTTATATGGTTTTGAAAAATAGAAGATGGAAGGAAGAAAGAGTATTTATTTGGTTGTTTTTTTTGAATTTTGCGCTATCGGTTTGGTATGCTTTTTGGTTTTATAAAGGATGGCAGCCAATGACTGAACGATTTCATTTTATGAATACATTTAATTTTGCAAGATTCCACTTTCTAAGGCCACTTGTGATTTATGTAAGCTTTGGACTTGGTTTAAAAATACTATGGGAACAATGTAAATCTTGGAAGACTGCAGTAAATTTTTTAATAATATGCCAAGTAATATTGTTGTCTTGTTATAATGATGAACTCATTTATCAAAAAAAACCGACAATTAAAGAATTCTATGCAGAAAATCAATTTCAAGAGATTAAAGATTATATTCACCGACCAATAGACGAGTACCGGGTTGCCAGCATTGGCCTTCATCCGGCAATTGCACAGTATAATGGCTTTTATACACTTGATAGCTATAATAATTTTTATCCACTCAAGTATAAGCATGAGTTTCGAAAAATTATTGAAAAAGAGTTAGATAAAAATCACTTGATAAAACGATATTTTGATAAATGGGGTGGAAGATGTTACTTTTTTACAGATGAACTAGGGAAATCCTATATGTTAAAAAAACATTCCAAGAAACAGTTAAAACATATTAATTTGAATTTAGTGCCTTTTAAAAAAATGGGAGGTCAATATTTGTTTTCTGGAATTCCTATTAAAAATGCAAAAGAAAATGGTCTTGCATTTGAAAAAGTTTTTGTTTCTAAAACATCTGCATGGAAAATATATTTGTATAAAGTGTTGTAA
- a CDS encoding SGNH/GDSL hydrolase family protein codes for MKKISVSFVAVTSFLACLICIGGLGLTLYDYFDTSSKPLAKTTVKPETKNVEKRVQIVALGDSLTRGTGDSEGKGYVGNLVADLEKKTTQKLSINNMGIKGLTSVQLASQVKEVEVQREVKNADIILITIGGNDLFRGGQGLTNLSDQALQPVEAQYEQNLNSILSQIRSVNSTANIFMIGLYNPFIKLENAEQTSKVVRAWNFKSAEISALYPKTVFVPTFDLFQLNVNQYLYTDQFHPNTEGYRLIAERVASLITL; via the coding sequence TTGAAAAAAATATCGGTGTCATTTGTTGCGGTCACTTCCTTTTTGGCTTGTTTGATTTGTATCGGAGGTTTGGGATTGACCCTTTATGATTATTTCGATACTTCAAGCAAACCTTTAGCAAAGACAACAGTTAAGCCTGAAACAAAGAATGTTGAAAAGCGGGTCCAAATCGTGGCATTGGGTGATTCGTTAACGAGAGGGACAGGTGATTCTGAGGGTAAGGGCTATGTCGGGAATTTAGTTGCTGATCTTGAGAAAAAAACCACCCAGAAGCTTTCAATTAACAATATGGGGATAAAAGGATTAACATCAGTTCAATTAGCTAGTCAAGTGAAGGAAGTCGAGGTTCAAAGGGAAGTTAAAAACGCAGATATCATTTTGATTACGATTGGTGGAAATGACCTCTTCCGCGGAGGACAAGGGCTTACCAATTTAAGTGATCAAGCTTTGCAACCAGTTGAGGCACAATATGAACAAAACTTAAATTCAATCCTCTCGCAGATACGGTCCGTCAACTCGACTGCAAATATTTTTATGATTGGCTTGTACAACCCTTTTATTAAGTTAGAAAATGCAGAACAAACATCAAAAGTTGTCCGTGCTTGGAATTTTAAAAGTGCTGAAATCAGTGCCTTATATCCAAAAACAGTATTCGTTCCAACCTTTGATTTATTTCAATTAAATGTGAATCAGTACTTATACACCGATCAATTTCATCCTAATACAGAGGGCTATCGCCTGATTGCTGAACGGGTTGCCTCATTAATCACATTGTAA
- a CDS encoding GntR family transcriptional regulator, whose protein sequence is MPVPHNFSSPVRMSAKERALSQIQRWIIEGTLEPGEKLIDAELAESLGVSRTPIREALQLLEVQGLVSMHPGKETRVMIIEKKDILKMYPTLAALYALAAEYSAQVILPEQIETLKQQNMLFAKAIESGQPYQAMEIDEQFHNLIVEVSDNPYIASFSESLQIHIRRFKYVFLKQPIAETLTSVEEHAGIISALEQHDAETASVRMKQNVIRPMHELYSFIKL, encoded by the coding sequence ATGCCAGTCCCTCATAATTTTTCCTCGCCGGTTCGAATGTCTGCGAAAGAAAGAGCACTATCCCAGATACAAAGATGGATCATTGAAGGAACACTTGAACCTGGCGAGAAATTAATCGATGCAGAGCTGGCAGAGTCTTTAGGTGTCAGCAGAACTCCAATTAGGGAAGCATTGCAACTGTTGGAAGTGCAAGGATTGGTTTCGATGCATCCTGGCAAAGAAACTCGGGTTATGATTATTGAAAAAAAAGATATTTTAAAAATGTATCCGACGCTTGCAGCACTCTATGCTCTAGCTGCAGAGTACTCAGCACAGGTCATTTTACCAGAACAGATTGAAACTCTGAAACAACAAAATATGCTGTTTGCCAAAGCCATCGAATCGGGCCAGCCGTATCAAGCCATGGAAATTGATGAACAGTTCCATAATCTGATTGTAGAGGTATCGGATAATCCCTACATTGCCTCGTTTAGTGAATCATTGCAGATTCACATTAGAAGATTTAAGTATGTTTTTTTAAAGCAGCCCATCGCAGAGACATTAACTTCAGTTGAAGAGCATGCAGGTATCATATCCGCCTTAGAGCAACATGATGCAGAAACTGCATCAGTGAGGATGAAACAAAATGTAATCAGACCGATGCATGAATTGTATTCTTTCATTAAACTTTAG
- a CDS encoding YqhV family protein: MLSIFEKAIVGMTLLRMVSGSIEIIVALLILKSNNIEKALVLNSSLALVGPIILILTTTIGLFGLAEKISLIKIFWIFGGVALILYGVRST, from the coding sequence ATGTTATCAATTTTTGAAAAAGCAATCGTCGGGATGACTTTATTAAGAATGGTATCGGGCAGTATCGAAATTATCGTTGCCTTACTTATCCTAAAGTCTAATAATATTGAAAAAGCTCTAGTATTAAACAGCAGCTTAGCACTTGTTGGACCTATAATCCTTATTCTCACAACAACTATTGGCTTATTTGGGCTTGCAGAAAAAATTTCCCTCATAAAAATATTCTGGATTTTTGGCGGCGTTGCTTTAATTTTATACGGAGTTAGAAGCACTTGA
- a CDS encoding tyrosine-type recombinase/integrase, with product MLNEFREWLIKKGKSNNTVKTYIGVLESFNDWLKRSEPSLKELKSNHIQAYIDYLEEKQLSVGTIEKAFAVISVFTKFLEKPQLMVNVHRKVVSKTEEIPESLNPYEKINLLRQIELDGNLRNSVIVYTLLQTGIRVSELCYLNCSDVDLSDEKGNLTVRKENGEIDRIIPISRDLRQQFKSYFTAEKGKTENDPLFLSSLKSRMTTRSVQYMLQKYHVHPHKLRHTFCQELINHGVDIRTVAKLAGHRDINVTRRYTKNFEADLETAINQTFA from the coding sequence ATTCTAAACGAGTTTCGTGAGTGGTTGATTAAAAAGGGAAAGTCAAACAATACGGTTAAAACGTATATTGGTGTTCTTGAATCCTTTAATGATTGGTTAAAGAGGTCTGAACCGTCTTTAAAAGAATTGAAGTCAAATCATATTCAAGCCTATATTGATTATTTAGAAGAGAAACAATTGAGTGTGGGGACGATTGAAAAAGCGTTTGCCGTAATCAGTGTGTTTACTAAATTTCTTGAAAAGCCCCAGTTAATGGTGAATGTCCACAGAAAAGTCGTATCGAAAACCGAGGAAATTCCAGAGTCATTAAATCCTTACGAAAAAATAAACCTTCTTAGACAAATAGAATTGGACGGAAACCTTAGGAATAGCGTTATTGTATATACGTTATTACAAACCGGAATTCGTGTTTCAGAACTTTGCTACTTAAATTGTTCAGATGTCGATTTGTCGGATGAAAAAGGAAACTTAACCGTACGAAAAGAGAATGGTGAAATTGATCGAATCATCCCTATTTCAAGGGACCTTAGACAGCAGTTTAAAAGCTATTTTACTGCTGAAAAAGGGAAGACCGAAAATGATCCATTGTTTTTATCAAGTTTAAAAAGTAGGATGACCACCCGTTCCGTTCAATACATGTTACAAAAGTACCATGTTCATCCACATAAATTACGGCATACCTTTTGCCAAGAGTTAATTAACCACGGAGTAGATATTAGAACTGTTGCAAAATTAGCTGGACATCGTGATATCAATGTCACTAGGCGATATACAAAAAATTTTGAAGCAGATTTAGAAACAGCAATAAACCAAACTTTTGCTTGA
- a CDS encoding LysE family transporter, whose translation MSIFLSYVFLGLSLAAPIGPINAAQIERGIKNGFFHSWFVGLGAMIADSFYMIIVYLGFVQFLEKPIIQTFLWSFGCFVLIYTGIESLIGAGKTSENSLRNHEPLYRSFLSGFFMSISNPLTILFWLGIYGSVLAKTATSFSNDQLILYSSAIFCGLLIWDITMALMASTFRMYLSPFLLKIISIISGLSLISFGSYFGCEAIKKLFFS comes from the coding sequence TTGTCTATTTTTCTAAGTTATGTTTTTTTAGGATTATCTTTAGCTGCACCAATTGGACCTATTAATGCTGCACAAATTGAGAGGGGAATTAAAAATGGCTTTTTCCATTCCTGGTTTGTAGGATTAGGAGCTATGATTGCAGATAGCTTTTATATGATTATTGTTTATCTAGGTTTTGTACAATTTTTAGAAAAACCAATTATCCAAACCTTTCTTTGGTCGTTCGGTTGCTTTGTACTAATATACACAGGTATTGAGAGCCTCATTGGAGCTGGAAAAACTTCAGAAAACAGCTTACGAAATCACGAACCGTTGTATAGATCATTTTTATCTGGATTTTTCATGTCAATTTCTAACCCTTTAACGATCCTTTTCTGGTTAGGAATATATGGGTCAGTATTAGCAAAAACGGCAACAAGCTTTAGTAATGACCAATTAATATTGTATAGCTCTGCGATTTTTTGTGGGTTATTAATTTGGGATATTACAATGGCGTTAATGGCTAGCACCTTTCGAATGTATCTATCACCTTTTCTGCTAAAGATAATTTCAATTATATCTGGTTTATCATTGATTAGCTTTGGATCCTATTTTGGTTGTGAAGCGATAAAGAAGTTATTTTTTTCGTAA
- a CDS encoding NUDIX hydrolase, whose protein sequence is MDVNQILLKLQNRESSILDSSKFLKFAVLLPLIEKDDGLHILFEVRAYNMRRQPGEICFPGGKVDPEDQNEQYTAIRETSEELGIRLNSISSIFPLDYMVTAFGNIIYPFLGVIDTPDDIVPNESEVAEIFTVPLEYFREVKPEIFKVHLAANPEPNFPYELIIGGENYKWQTRHVDEYFYKYQDKVIWGLTARILSHFLEVLE, encoded by the coding sequence ATGGATGTAAATCAAATTTTGTTAAAGCTGCAAAATCGTGAGTCATCAATATTAGATAGCTCAAAGTTTTTGAAATTTGCCGTTCTTTTACCTCTAATTGAAAAGGACGATGGTCTTCATATTCTTTTTGAGGTTAGAGCCTACAATATGCGTCGGCAACCAGGGGAAATTTGTTTCCCAGGAGGAAAGGTAGACCCTGAGGATCAAAACGAGCAATACACTGCGATAAGAGAAACATCAGAGGAATTAGGGATACGACTAAATAGTATATCTAGTATATTTCCTTTAGATTACATGGTAACCGCATTTGGCAATATTATTTATCCTTTTCTAGGGGTGATTGATACCCCTGATGATATCGTACCGAATGAATCAGAAGTTGCAGAGATTTTTACCGTGCCATTAGAATATTTTCGAGAAGTAAAACCGGAAATTTTCAAGGTACATTTAGCGGCAAACCCTGAACCTAATTTCCCCTATGAGTTGATTATTGGTGGAGAAAATTATAAATGGCAAACTCGCCATGTGGACGAGTATTTTTACAAGTATCAGGATAAGGTTATTTGGGGCCTGACCGCGAGAATATTAAGTCACTTTCTCGAAGTACTAGAATAG